The Etheostoma cragini isolate CJK2018 chromosome 5, CSU_Ecrag_1.0, whole genome shotgun sequence genome contains a region encoding:
- the rnf214 gene encoding RING finger protein 214 produces MAASGETANMPSEQEQHEVRNITQEEEEDLELALANMTVEELLQRIQAVQTDSMTEDRGANTDADWESQVAAMLEYSCSLTAQYDSLRKTQEEEGLAHEKHKQQVQKRKEEATRQHQALLDKLESLRVKLQLNNSKATRKNFLAKKQEMMSEKNRAEEERNRLSKELEESERKLTALTEEQSEEQRRWQEELDELRQDMERVRKEAQQAELLALQDEIAAVERQRDVAMARIEAWLREVGQYLNTLRAEFPQQYPQERQKWEKNEAVVRKNQAELQSRFQEVLQQLQQGRELESLPRINVPSLPQIPIADLRFNQVMQSLARPQFMPPPLPIPVNRHPHYYQYQPPHHPQYRHRYHHPPHQHQHQFQPPFPPQHQPLHLPPPHFQPHIRPPIRVTPPPNLSPSPPVVPSPPPATASANSAPSGKLDKVLEKLGTRFPQCNKAQLTLLLQQVKSSRGTLAGMSMEEVIEQVGFKLAQNERSAPGPISRPTHPGPIQRPTPPAQRAAAAGGGQAVGARKLCLMCQNHVDPDTRHPLSCSHTIHKDCIRVWLQSSKNNSCPFCPGK; encoded by the exons AGCTCCTGCAGAGGATTCAGGCTGTGCAGACGGACAGTATGACCGAAGACCGCGGCGCGAACACGGATGCAGACTGGGAAAGTCAGGTGGCGGCCATGTTGGAGTACAGCTGCAGCCTGACGGCGCAGTACGACAGTCTGaggaagacacaggaagaggaggggcTGGCACAcgagaaacacaaacaacaagtgcagaaaagaaaggaggaggCCACCCGCCAGCACCAG GCTCTTCTGGACAAACTGGAGTCTCTGCGAGTCAAACTGCAGCTCAACAACTCTAAAGCCACTAGGAAGAACTTCTTAGccaagaaacaggaaatgatgtCAGAGAAGaacagagcagaggaggagaggaacag GCTGTCCAAGGAGCTGGAGGAAAGCGAGCGAAAGCTAACGGCTCTCACGGAGGAGCAGAGCGAAGAGCAGCGGCGGTGGCAGGAGGAGCTGGACGAGCTGAGGCAGGACATGGAGCGAGTGCGGAAGGAGGCGCAGCAGGCCGAGCTGCTGGCCTTACAAGACGAGATCGCTGCCGTGGAGAGGCAGAGGGACGTCGCCATGGCTCGCATCGAGGCCTGGCTGAGAGAG GTGGGTCAGTACCTGAACACGCTCAGGGCGGAGTTCCCGCAGCAGTACCCTCAAGAGAGACAGAAGTGGGAGAAGAATGAAGCTGTGGTCCGGAAGAACCAGGCCGAGCTCCAGAGCCGCTTCCAGGAGgttctgcagcagctccagcagggtcGAGAGTTAGAGTCCCTCCCCAGGATCAACGTGCCGTCTCTGCCGCAGATCCCCATA GCTGATCTCAGATTCAACCAGGTGATGCAGTCACTGGCCCGTCCCCAGTTCATGCCCCCACCTCTTCCAATCCCAGTAAACCGACACCCCCACTATTACCAGTATCAGCCCCCTCACCATCCCCAGTACCGTCACCGCTACCACCACCCGCCgcaccagcaccagcaccagTTCCAACCCCCTTTCCCACCCCAGCACCAGCCTCTCCACCTGCCTCCGCCTCATTTCCAGCCCCACATCAGACCTCCAATAAGAGTGACTCCCCCTCCCAATCTCTCCCCGTCCCCTCCTGTAGTTCCCTCCCCGCCTCCCGCCACTGCCTCTGCCAATTCTGCCCCCTCCGGCAAACTTGACAAAGTCCTGGAGAAGCTCGGGACTcggttcccacaatgcaacaagGCTCAGCTGACGTTGCTGCTCCAGCAGGTAAAGAGCTCCCGCGGCACGCTGGCTGGCATGTCCATGGAAGAAGTCATCGAGCAGGTCGGCTTTAAGCTGGCCCAGAACGAGAGGTCGGCCCCGGGGCCCATCAGCCGGCCCACGCACCCTGGCCCCATCCAGAGGCCGACACCTCCCGCGCAGAGGGCAGCGGCGGCAGGTGGAGGTCAGGCTGTTGGAGCCCGTAAACTCTGCCTGATGTGTCAGAACCACGTGGATCCAGACACCCGCCATCCACTGAGCTGCTCCCACACCATCCACAAAGACTGCATCAGAGTCTGGCTGCAGTCCAGCAAGAACAACTCCTGCCCCTTCTGCCCGGGAAAGTGA